From a region of the Salminus brasiliensis chromosome 4, fSalBra1.hap2, whole genome shotgun sequence genome:
- the LOC140554320 gene encoding NAD(P)(+)--arginine ADP-ribosyltransferase 2-like codes for MNVSVVKGMLLQLAAFVYKWMSGEEVLPLNMADDSVDDSFEGCRDSMHALVLSNYTDYEKEHTPGFKAAWENALNNDAKDELNINQSAAIYLYTENCYVNIDCSFKEFNTATRKGKGAYKSDHFQFYTLFFYLTDAVQQLNLRHKKCVTTYRKTDKTFETDVFNKTIRFGSFTSSSLDLNITGFGEDSCFNITTCLGAEVYNYSRYHIEKEVLIPPYEVFRVTAVKNKHEQKDLWCNVVYELEHAGNKSDLRCSKVIGRPSVLRPHLSETSFGK; via the exons ATGAATGTGTCTGTGGTCAAAGGTATGCTGCTCCAGCTTGCAGCTTTTGTGTACAAATGGATG AGTGGTGAAGAGGTTCTGCCCCTAAACATGGCTGATGACTCCGTGGATGACTCTTTTGAAGGCTGTAGAGATTCTATGCACGCATTAGTGTTGTCAAATTACACAGACTATGAAAAAGAGCATACGCCTGGTTTCAAAGCTGCCTGGGAAAATGCACTTAATAACGACGCTAAAGATGAACTCAACATAAACCAGTCTGCTGCCATTTATCTGTATACAGAAAATTGTTACGTTAATATAGATTGCTCATTTAAAGAATTTAACACTGCTACTCGTAAGGGAAAAGGAGCGTACAAGTCAGATCACTTTCAGTTTTACACCCTGTTTTTCTATCTGACTGACGCTGTTCAGCAACTCAATCTAAGGCATAAGAAGTGTGTGACCACATATCGCAAAACTGACAAAACATTTGAAACTGATGTTTTCAATAAAACTATTAGATTTGGGTCTTTCACCTCCAGCTCGTTGGACTTGAATATCACTGGATTTGGAGAAGACTCCTGCTTCAATATTACAACTTGTCTCGGAGCGGAGGTGTACAACTATTCAAGATATCACATCGAGAAAGAAGTGCTCATTCCTCCATACGAGGTCTTTCGTGTTACTGCCgttaaaaacaaacatgagCAGAAAGACCTTTGGTGCAATGTGGTATATGAACTCGAACATGCTGGGAATAAGAGTGATCTTAGATGCAGCAAAGTGATTGGTAGGCCATCAGTATTGAGGCCTCATTTATCTGAAACCAGTTTTGGCAAGTAA
- the LOC140554248 gene encoding NAD(P)(+)--arginine ADP-ribosyltransferase 1-like encodes MKVSVVSMLLLLTVYLSIRRCSADVLPLDMAKDSVDDAYDGCKDAMNKLVLSKYMEHEKKNTPGFAAAWKYALNKCSKDGLDKHQSAAIYLYTGNPEKNKNCSYREFNTATRNGKKAYKSGNFKFYTLFFFLTDAIQQLKQKQTGCLTTYRRTNVTFQTDVFNKTVRFGSFTSTSLNKASSRFGEKSCFQVYTCFGASVEKYSKFPHESEVLIPPYEVFRVTSIEKNKWCEVVYKLKSDKTTKSNLNCAKTK; translated from the exons ATGAAAGTGTCTGTGGTCAGTATGCTGTTACTGTTGACAGTTTATTTGTCTATACGGAGG TGCAGTGCAGATGTTCTGCCCCTGGACATGGCCAAAGACTCTGTAGATGATGCATATGATGGGTGTAAGGATGCTATGAACAAGCTAGTGCTGTCAAAGTACATGGAACATGAAAAGAAGAACACTCCTGGTTTTGCAGCCGCCTGGAAATATGCACTTAATAAATGCTCTAAAGATGGACTTGACAAACACCAGAGTGCAGCCATATACCTGTATACAGGGAatcctgaaaaaaataaaaactgctcATATAGAGAATTTAACACTGCTACTCGTAATGGAAAGAAAGCGTACAAGTCAGGAAACTTTAAGTTTTAcacactgtttttctttctgactGATGCCATTCAGcaactcaaacaaaagcaaacaGGCTGTTTGACCACATATCGCAGAACTAATGTTACATTTCAAACAGACGTTTTCAATAAAACAGTTCGATTTGGGTCTTTCACCTCCACCTCTTTAAACAAGGCATCCAGCCGTTTTGGTGAGAAGTCCTGTTTTCAGGTGTACACGTGTTTCGGAGCTTCTGTGGAAAAATACTCAAAATTCCCGCATGAGAGTGAGGTGCTAATCCCCCCATATGAGGTCTTTCGCGTCACTTCCATTGAAAAAAACAAGTGGTGTGAGGTGGTTTATAAACTCAAAAGTGATAAAACAACGAAAAGTAACCTTAACTGTGCAAAAACCAAGTAG